Below is a genomic region from Zerene cesonia ecotype Mississippi chromosome 6, Zerene_cesonia_1.1, whole genome shotgun sequence.
tgttttagttcaaaaaaattgctataggaaattttaaaataaatgtcaataaaGGTCAAAATCATGTTTTCATCGTTTTTGTCCACATATCCTATTGTACAGTTAGATATACCTTAAATTTTCTCATATTGTTCTATCACACTACTTCAATTAATACTATAGTACAATAGTGCGAAATTGTACATCTGTGTAGAATTCTAGGAATTTTTGTAGCATATCTACTCTTTGGTAATATAtgaattgattattaaaaaatcaattagaaAATAACATCTCAATCATTGACattgttgtatattaataactgtttatttttaatagttatgtAGCTACAATTTATGTGGGTATAACTTACCAGTGCGGTTTCTCCGTAGAGAGTTTCCTTGTTATATGATGGACCCCATATACATATTGGTTGAACATATTCCGTATATGTAAACTGATTTACACGAATGACAGCTAAATCAGCAGTTGCCAGATCCAAATGAAATGCTGGATGGATTATAATATCTACAGcctataatcataattattacagAGAATCGTTACTAATATGTACCTGTAAATACTCAATATGAAGATTAAATAATGTGACCTTGGTTCAAATATGAAATCTTGTATAAAATCGTTCAATAATCAAggcttgaataaatatataaatatgagaaGGTAAAAGATAAATCTTTGGCATGCCTCACATAGCCGGAATTCGTAATTCGATTTTTGGTAGCGCCttacacatataaaaagaTCGGGATTCAGACAGTTATAACAGTACCGAATTTAGATTCTGAATTCACAGAGGTATTCCAGCTGAGTGAGGCCAGCCTTCCTCCTAACCCATTTTAACACAAAAggatagtaaatatattaaatgtcacCTAGTTATTGCCTATCTATCTTTAgattataactagctgcgccccgcggtttcacccgcgtaagtccgtatcccttaggaatattgggataataagttgcctatatgttattccagttgttcagctgtctacgttccaaatttcattgcaatcggttcagtagtttttgggtgtaagagcaacaaacacacacacacatctttacaaactttcgcatttataatattagtaggatttattttaattatactcaCACGCAATGTTTGTCGACCAACTTGAAATGCATCAAGCAAGTTGTCTATTCCAGCTACAACTACAAATCGCGATACTGGTATTCGAAccctatttaaaaatatacaatgccCAGCtggaaaaacaaacatttcactAAATATGTGTGCAAATTAAACTAGAGTTAATAGAATATGTGATACTCATCTTAATCAATATCCCAACTGGTTTTTAGATTAATATGACTCTGAAATGAGAATAGATAAAGCGAAACCAACCGAAATCTTCCATTTATAATCATggaaaaaagcaatttaatcGTGTTCAGGGacatgtacaaaattttaagaaattaaattaaatatccaaTTGAAACCTGTTTCtgctcttaaataaaatactatatagtatttaGTACAACCCAAATTCTCCAATTATTTGATTCCCTTGAGCTTGGCCTATTACTGAAATAGTCCGGACCAAGTTCAAAATTTCGTATTCCGAATCATAATATTCTGCTCAACCCAGAATAGCTTGTTCTGATGGTAGAATTTAAACCAAAACAACATAACTAccagtattatatatgttacattCACGTCAAATTGAAACTACTCGAAACATCACAAGCAATAATTGCCAATGCCATGACATGAATTTAAGCAAACGATGGGCAgggtttatatattatatcaaacgGTACAGAGAgcttaatacaaatattggCATTACGATAGCTTTCAACTGAAATTGTTGATATACGTGATTGTAATTAAAGTTTGCTTTCGTAGTACAAGATTCAATTGCTCGATTCTACAGCAATTTCATTTAGTTCAAAatcctaataaataattatgttattgaatCGAACTGTGAGATCTTAGGTTATTGCTATTAACGCATTGCAACTGCAACTATAATGTCAATGTTAGATTTTTTGAAACTAACCTGTCAAAACTGCAGTTCTAGAAATAATGTTGCCTCCGCATTGATACATCGCTTGTTTCATTTCATAGGGACCAATAATTAGTATAGCGACATGCCAGGGCCAGTCCCCGGCCTTAACGTCTGTCCTCACAGAATTCAGTTCGGCATTCTGAAGCGCACGTCTGCCGCATACTTGCCGCTGGACAGTATCATCTGACTTGGTTACGTTCAGTGATTGTATTGTCTGATCTTCCTGCAAGAAATTGCAAGATGTGAGTTAAGAATAaaggttattaatttatcaaaacccTGGAATGATCTTTTTGATGCTTTGCTTATACTAATTTTCTCAATCATTTTTTCACATGTAtacttatatgttaaataacatCTCCATTCAACATTAcacattttaaagaaatcgAATCATATCAGAATTGTTTCgtacataatacaaatatttgtgatTTAACTACTGTCGCCTAGAGCtacaaatctaaataatttgattattgaTTCAATAACTCTACACGAATACAGGCATCATTCTCGTTTTGCGAGCAAAAaattatgagattttttttacgtatCCCCTTTCCTCATCTGCTCatttatttcctatttatCATCTACAGCCCTTGATTAGAATATTCTTTAGTAATCCCATTAAATgcagaatataaaatgtacgtGCCGCCATACGTAAGCATTAAGTACCTATATAGAAAATACTAAGAATCTACAAATTCTATAATGAATTCCGATAAACTCATTCAcactatgtaatatttttatttactaataatttgTACTTTACGTTCCTGtctttaatgataaataatattttaaaacagctCGATATCCAAGGTACGTTAGGTATCCTAAAcgaacattttattcattgcgaataaaaagatattttaactaaaattgtattgtatattcaaTTCTGAAAGAAGTTCTAAATGCATATGaacgaaataacaataaaaaaattaccttcACCGTAGCATTACACAGTACTAAATCGTTGAGTTTAACTTGTGTGACAATAGGCACATTATTTCCATTATTGTTTTCTGCAAGATGAAATACATATCTCGACGGTAATTCGCCACTCGGTTTCAGTACAAATTTCTTCCAATCGTTCGTTGCCGTAATTATAGTGTTGTGGGATGCCTGTTAAATGAGTTccatctttactaatattgtatataaataaaatgtatatgtaataatgttgtataaataataaaacacgttCGTTTATTTGTCTTTGTTTTACGCCGCAGCGGAGTGATTATAAGCTGAGGATTATACGATTTTAAGAAGAGATAATACGCACTCTCATACCCGTTATATTCTTAGGGAAAGTTAAATTAAGATTTGTGCTTTAATTCCTCCGAAAATTGCCGTAGATGCCACTATCCCTGTTAATTATCTTTGACCACGAGGACACAAACTAATACacctataaaactatataaaattatagactTCAAAGAAACTTCgttattcaataaaagtaCCGATGTACTTTGTTTCATAAGAAGACAGAGAAAGAcagattgatttattaaagaacATAAGAACTATGTGTTGTGTgtaaaataaagcatataCAAGTCTTACAActgttataataaagtatcgAACTCTCACAACGACCCTACTCCCCATAAGGTCGACAGAAGGGCTCATGATGCACTGCACCCAATTCTCTCTTATTCTAAATGCTAGAATATAGCCTTAATCCATTTATAATctcaactttatttttatcagtcATGTATaagtttctttaataaaaatttatcactcCAATTTCCAGTGGACGCAGACATATACCTACAAATCAGGAATGACGGAAACATTGAATGACGGAGGAAaacattaattcaattaataatattcatattgtatCACATCTTTTTTCATACCCAAATAATTGAAGTTTATCTAGACAAATAATACCTATACAATCTATAGTATAGATGTAACCAATATTACAAGTACTATCGAACCCAGATTACTCAGACCATATTACGAGCTCCTTCTTAAGAATTACTTATGTTCGGGCCGATAAGGCGTCATTGATATCGGAGAATGAGTTACTCATCCGACTTGTTGCTTTAATAGTTGTTGATATCTTTGTTTACATGTGAAATGTACACTTATTGAACTATTCATTTTAACTTCGAAGTGTTGAAAGCTGTATATAGTTAGagtaaaaatgaataaagaaatacataaaaatgattttgtttCTCTGTAACGTGTGTAATAATTGTAGGTATTAtagttgtttgttgttttacaAATTGGAATATGATAAACGGATAGGGATTAATTTCAAGCAAAACTTCCAAGATCTAAACATAGAACGGTGTTTTGTACAAGAATCAAAGGCTATCACGTATCCAAGTTTGCGCTAGCCAATTTACggatagaaaattataaataaataatctaaaactTACCCCATAAATAGTCATAGGTTTATCAAAACTGATTTCGATTGCAGCATTACTTATACTAGGATATAGGCTAAAATTTATAACGCCTTGCCACGAAGTATTGGTTGATTTTTCAAAGTATATTAAGCCTAAACTGCACGGGTCATATCTAGTGTATTCAGGTCCACGAATCGCCACAGAATTcacagttaaaataaacattgacatTACCAAAAACACTTCCATGCTTGAcgttaatttgatttatacttataatttgtaGCACTAAATCTCTGCACGTGATAAATATTCTAAACTTTATCTCAAACGTTGTATAcagtatgtttaaaaaagaaaaaacaactGGTACTCAGAGCCACTCGCTTTGTGAAATTGCCGTGGTCACTCAAAGCGCACTTCTTTTTAAGTGAAAAATTTTCAGTGAATTATTAGGGTAACAATGTGCAAAATGTTCGTACATTCAACCTGTTAATTAGGTTAGTAttacttcattatttataaaagtaatcaaTGAACGGCATAACATGTGTAATGTGACCCACTGACATGGTCATATACAAACTAGAGAAAACATTATGCAGGTAGATGTAGATATACACTTGTTCAAATAAACAGTGATATGACAAGATtagtaatgttaaaataaaaccattgtTAATTTGTTACGTTGTTCTGTTAtactagttataaaataaaaataaaatagcatttaaaGTAACTAGTTGGGGCTGTGCTCTGCGAATACACATTATCTCATCTGTTAGAGTCTGTAGCGGTCCtcgatttcatttttataatcgttctttttttaatttttcacatttttcacGTTTTGgagaaaacatgtttttacattttttattaataataacaaataagattacgtatttacataaaaatttatcactattttactcaatataatttgaattatatttgttttttattactactacattatatattataaacaaataatataattgtatatacagTATTGAGCCAGAacctaattttttaaatgtgtcaataaaaaaagaaatattttgctAGAGGTAATATATCTAATGGAAAAAAGTTACAATGGAAACATACTGTTTATAACACATGACCCCTGTTCTTAGAATTTTTCGATAGCATTGTTGTGTGTTTACATCACactggaataaataaaagacttttTTCAGTTATTGttcttcataaaaatattttttttttccttgtgatatgtatatatattatcatgtaCGTATATTACGGAATGtaacgaaattattatatagggAAGTAGCTGTTAAAGCGAGTTCACATGAAAAAGATCTCAATTTCTAAATCCAAAAAcacgtttattaattttagcaaACATTGTAGTCATATGTACAAGCAAAGAGGTAtgcgatatttattttaaatacgtttgAAAAAGCATACCAACCTTTCCAACTTGGAGTTTGAATTCACGGAATACTTTAAGGGTTGCAAGTATGTTGGAAATTACGTTTACAAAGggatattgtataaatagagGTGAAATGGGACATGACGTACGTATCGAgggataaatattaatttatatttgtcaaGCTTATCTCTTGTTTATGTTTCGTACATTCAGTAAGTAATTAACACACACAATGAAGATAGATATGATACGTATGTATGCTACAACTAGCTATAATTCCAGGTTCATCTATTTGATAATAAGTGTCATTTTTCGACTGTATCTatcgcatttttaatttagattaattagaatttataCGAAACAAATCTTCAAGAACGAACATAATGCTTAAATCTTCGATTGTCAAAAAtgaattaagaataattttgtCCCGGATTTTCAACGGACAAGAACTATTTACTTTTGAAAGTAACCGATGAGTTGTTATGactttaatactatattttctctgcagtttaatttctttttatattcttgGCAAAgacatataaatagaaattgtttcaaaaacattttaagatCATGGTATCCAGGTTTAAATTGGGTGTgttgtaattaatgttatgCTCAAAGACCTTTGTACTTTTCGTTTTTAAAAGTCAGTTAAAACTTAGCTCACAATGAGTTgatgtatacttatatatgcAAAAGACTCGCAGAAAAACTCTAATGAAAACACTCATATGTTATGACTATTACAGGGAGACCACATAGCGAAATATTtgcagttatttattttcagttgtTAGCAATACAGACTAATCTTCtctttttattgttgtatggTTAccttagtattattttatttgaaatgtgttCAAAGCTTGAACCCAAGTAAGCCAAAGAAGGAAATACCACAGTCACAATTTGCCAAAGGCCCATTATAATAGTTTCCTATATTCTCTGTGGATCTTACTGTTTCCCAAAGTGTAAGTAGATCGAAACGTTAGTTAGTAGGTTCGCCAATGAATATTGCCGTCATTCACTAATAGTTTACTAAGCTCACTATACTAGCTAATAGCTCGCCGATGTGACCGCAATCGTGTGGCAGAGAGAAATATCGGTCTGAAAACCGACTGCATATGTTATGAGAAATATTAAGAGAAACCTTTAATGATATGATACCCTGGTAGTGGtagtaatacattttataaaagactAGCTTTTGCACGCAGCTTCGCCCAcgtggtcaaaataaattgtcatggTACAAACGTTTATCCTCTATTTTCTGGTGGTCTTATGGGATAAAATTTATCCAAATCCTTCCTTAGCGGATGCTTACACCATACTTgctatctgtataccaaatatcAGCCCGATTGGTCTAGTAGTTTtggcgttgatagatcagtcagtTCACgttgcatttaatataataaaattcatagatcgaattattttagtaaattatcTGTGTTTGTACCCTTAGTGTTTCTTACGTCtcttgtttatgtttttatgtcaatTGTTATGACAAACTAATTGTTGTAATTGCATAACTTAAGTAAAATCTGAGTATATGTGAATGGGTACCATAccgttaaaacaaacaaatgtataaaGCAGAGAATTTTAACAGATTATAAACTCTACGTTTAAAATGAGGAACTAAAAATTGAACTATCTTCAATTAAGATGATGTAGGTACAACAAGCGAATGTATTATGCCTGAAGAGCCATTGAAACAGATTAATGCAGTGGTTTACGAGTGCTCTTAGCATAGCGATGACTATATCTGTGATTACattttacctatatatttgtatgcaaTTATATAACATGCTTAAGTAGTGTACAAATGCATGACCATATGATTAACCATAAAGCTAGAAAGAAACACCTTActcatttttctatttctcGTATAATAACAgtagtttaaattaacaatagtCTCCAAATAatcttttcttataatttataacatacgaCTGAATAACTcgcaattatataatttatatatcaatggtggctcagtggtgaggagctggacttcaaaatcgataagtcggggttcgagaccaggcgatggtgcaggaaataaattgatttttcaatttatctgcgcatgtggatagcATCACCACTGCTGGCAACGGTGagggaaaacatcgtgagaaaaccggcatgtccaggaatcaaaaattcgacgacatgtgtcatgtgccaacccgcacttggccagcgtggtggattatggcctaaaccctcataggaggcctgtgtcccagcagtgggaatatatatttattacttacgaTGCGTAACTGGATCCGTGATAGAtaattgttacataatttataataaaataaacatttagcgttaaaacaaaatacattttaccagctgtctacgtaccaaatttcaatgcaatcggtttagaaggttttgcgtaaaagagcaacaaacacacacacacccttacaaactttcgcatttatatccttagtaggataggaatgGATAATCCCACTGTTATTAGAATAGCAAAGATTTTATCATCACGTTTCTGAAAATTTATCTTCTTAGACTAACTTAGAAGTAGTTACTTCTAATAAACATTTCCAAAATATGAACTCttgacaaacacacatacaaacatcGATTGACCTCTTGAGTACTAGTTGATCAACGATCAGCAACATTATGCACAGAAAGAGAATTACGATATTGGTAAAGGAAAAGCGGAACCTAAATATGCCTTTTGcccaaaaaaatatgtattattattgtgtatggGTGTGATATTTATCATCATTGTCCATAAAGTGATTCATCAGCTCAATTGACGtccataattaataaatcagactagaaatacatataaaacatcatGTTATTAAAGATCCCTGTATCATCTGAATGGCTCAAAATCCTTAAAGTTATATACatggttaaataatttgtgacCGTTAATAATGTGAATAATCTTAAGGTATGCGCATAAAGTTAAGACAACGTTCTTGAATGTTCTTATAAAGACGCAAACTACTCGGGTacgtagaaaatattttgcatgGATAACTTTGCCATCAGAGCGATGCGAGCGTGCATATAGTTCCCACAATTGTTCCGATTTATACAAGATCTtgattatcttaatatatattacgcaaaggtgactgactatTTGATATACCAACGCATAGTCTAAACTACTGGAACGATCGCGCTGAAATTAGGCATGCTGATAGCTACTATGTTTTACGCATTCACTAGGAAATATCCAAGAGGATAAAATAGAGGATGTACGTTTGtacgatttaaatttatttcgaccacgcgggcgaaactGCGGGCCACAGCTAGTTATCTCATATGCCAAATCACACCGTCTCTCTCATACTCGAATGGTATTTTACGTACATACTGCTATACcgaaaaatctatttcataTTCCACAATACGTTgacatgtaaaattttaaacgtgtTTATCTTCGAAATAGATTATTGGTATGTATCCTGTAATTCATAATTCAATCAGATTTAACGCATTCATATCGATTGATTGGAAAGCAATTTGCAATCAGCactatcaataataataattagatccATATTGCATGTTAATTGAATAGGTGTGATAATGTAAGATAATATGGTAACGCACTAAAACTATACACTTATATCGTTGTCCTATTAATGTAATCATTTAACCGATTGCCGGCGACACGACACGTTATTCTCAATTGAGGAACAGACTTTATAGTTTTCTAGAAACGACGttacgatatttattattattaaacttgtATTGAATTGATCGAagttattaaatgaaacatcctttctttcgcatttaaactACAGCAATCTGTATCATATCATGCTTCatgtatcttattattttgaaatttctttcaaaatagatatcttgtaatgtataaaaaaagggAATAGGGCGATAGTAATTTTTTACCACATgtatatgtagatataaatGTCCTCTGGCAAATATATGCGCTTAAACAGGACGTTTCCAGACTTTCAACAGCAATGTACTCAATAAAACGCGGGCGATGAGAATGCCCTTAATAACTAGTTTTCTAATTCACTTTAACGAACAAGTGACTTGAGTTAAACAATAGTTATTGCTCTTAATTGGTGTTGGCCAACATGTAAGTCTCATCTCCGATTAACAGATTGCTTGCAACCATATTTACAGAcacacaaattaaatacatccatcttcattgattaaaatatccgtttcattttataaatgataaggaatttaattttaggtaAGTATGGGTGATTATTTGTGTTTGAGCTTCTTCCTCTTTAGGCACCAGTATACCTTATTTTGAAATCACGACTTATTTGTACTCGTTTaaagtgtaatttattatgatacaaTGTTACTAtagaaacaatatttgaaatcgatcTAGTGGTTCTTGAGGTTGGCgcgttcaaacatacaaactcttgagcattgtattattaatattagtgtagaaatATAGATtaggataaaaattaaaaatgcacgATTTCAATTCGATTATATACGCCAATATGCAGGAAAACAAATCTAATCTAGATGTTTTTCTggagtaaaataaaatctttgtcCAACATAGCATGCGTCACTGTGAAATGTTTTCATGTATCAAAACTAGCGACTCGGGTATAAAGTCCACTACATGCGGCCAAAGGTTTAATGGTAACAAATGACCGATCATCTCATATGTTGTTGTGTACTATCACTATAATAATGTGCCACCGTGGGGCAATGTGCCACCGCCAAGATTATATATTCGAAGTAAAACCTTCTTAGACACTGCTATACTCAAGAacaggaaaataaatacacaaaaaaaaacatattgtgtCTTGAGATGAAACTATTCCAAccatttaaacaaaactacGTTCgatttaccaaatttcacacGTCCCCAAATAATACATTACACAATATGATACGATAGTTTGATATATCTACATTGGTACGAGCAAGCGTGATGATATTAATTGGTCCGTGTTGATACAAGAAAATTATAcagttaattaattgaataaaatcctTTCCTACAATTTGTGCAGCTGTGTTTGCTATGTGTTACAAAAgcaatttcaattgaaaacgACGATAATGAGTTCACTTTGGGTAACAATGTCTTTCTAGAAAATCAGTTTATAATTGGAAGACTCGTAATTTTCGGTTTAATGGTTatattattgctattttaaattagattctTATGAACGAAATTTTCTTATACCCTGTatgaaatttctaaatacattttacgtgttttgttttaaatgtgtctatttattctattaggTATCTGAAAGATAgcgtatttcatttatatgggAAAGgacatgtttaatatttttaagctgGTTTTTTGCCCCGGTTGCTTGGAAGTGATCACTATTAAGTGATAAGGTCTAATAAACtatactgttattttttgttgtatatagTAGTAATTAAAGTTCcgttatatagttttatgaaagtttaaatgaaagttgaaaatgaattaaaaatgtttgttatttatacctGCCATAATCTATATGATATTCAAATTGTGAAGaaactatctatatatatatatgtatctaaataaatgatatttagatacatttattatattccattttatttaagcCACTGCTATACCATTAGAAAAGGCATACGTCACGaacagtatataaatataataaaggaatCGGGTAACTAGATTTATAGACAAAGGGGTATTCGCGTGtccatttgttatttattgtcaatTTGTGTCCCGCTCGCTGCAGTTCGTTAGTAGCGGATggtaataaacttattaaaaataccgcATATTACACCGCtccatttttgaagtgaaacctctttagaatcgttgtgattagACGaggttgaaaataatttttaatttaaaaggtttATTTCATATCACATTAAATATCATCCGTCCAGTTTTCTTCGTGTGCAAGGAAACTCGCT
It encodes:
- the LOC119840615 gene encoding serine protease gd-like gives rise to the protein MEVFLVMSMFILTVNSVAIRGPEYTRYDPCSLGLIYFEKSTNTSWQGVINFSLYPSISNAAIEISFDKPMTIYGASHNTIITATNDWKKFVLKPSGELPSRYVFHLAENNNGNNVPIVTQVKLNDLVLCNATVKEDQTIQSLNVTKSDDTVQRQVCGRRALQNAELNSVRTDVKAGDWPWHVAILIIGPYEMKQAMYQCGGNIISRTAVLTAGHCIFLNRVRIPVSRFVVVAGIDNLLDAFQVGRQTLRAVDIIIHPAFHLDLATADLAVIRVNQFTYTEYVQPICIWGPSYNKETLYGETALIAGFGTTEENKLSNKLRSTYTVVQNDTTCIAYSPQLYMSLLNEFTFCAGLNPDSGTSPLQGDSGGGLVVAVMQPDHKVSWFLRGVLSKCGVPNGKTSCDPTFYVVYTDVAPHYGWIYHNSGLSYLSNIVD